attttttcaataacctaaaaaaaagatgaatggtcaaacggtacaaacaaaatattaaaatctcttatattcaCGGACGAAGAGAgtagaagtttcttgaagtttGACGAAAATTATCATATCGCTTGGATCAAAGATCCTACGCTCAATCAGAAAGGTGAACCCTTGAGTGTACTGGttcattattttgtttttctagtCGACGTGAAAATTATGCAAATCATGGCAGAGATTCGAGGAAAGTTGCATGAAAAtgtgaaaaattaaatttgctTATAATGGGCTTGTTCGGAGGCACTTGCACCAgcagctgcggctgcggctgttCAAACCGGCAGCCAACTGCAGCAAGTAATGGGTTGAATGGATTGGTTTTGTATCTGGGTGTGCTTTGGTTGGACTGAAGATTGGTTTGGATCCACTAGAAAAGAGGTTTGGGGTGGTTTGGTGATGGTTACGATTTTCTGAGTACAACATGGATTCAGTCCATAGATTGAACCCATGGATTGTGAATGGTTTCAACTAAACAGACTAGATCAGGTCTCATAGTCGTAGACGACCCACTCCAGCAGCtttggtggcggcgacggtggcgacgtaCACCCACGCTTCACGCTTACGAGCGTTCATGCCGCCGCGCGCAGGCCTCGCCCGGAAGTACGGCGACAGACGGTGCATGTTCCTGGTCAATTAACAAGCTGCATCGCGGCCACCGCGTGCTCGGCTTGCTGTTGCTGTTCAGGCTGCGCGCGACGCCGTGAtggccggcgaggtcgacgcaAACCATGGCGGCGGCACCATGAATGCCAGGCTCGCCGTCGTGCGCTGACTGCTTCTACATAGGGAAACATGTAGCTGCTGCTCTCGCCGCGTTGGAGACCTCGTCTTGCTCGATTCCACCGGCTCCACGCTCCTTCCCCGTCGTTGTCGAGCACGCCGGCACCATCACACCGCCGAGCCCATCCGGACGATCATGCCACGGAGCAGGGCTCCTTGTCGAGCACGCTGCATGTTCTAGTTGATGGTGAATCAAATGGATTTGTAGTCAAGGTGGATTATAAATGGTCTAGAATGGTTTGACAAGGTGGATTGAATCCATAGGAAGGGATTGGATTGGTGCGGTTTGGGCTGAGGTGAGAAATGGATTGGATTGGTTTGGGTTCTGAAAGGAGATTTGCGGGTTGGGTTGGTTTGAACTATTTGATCTGACTGTTGTGGTGTGGATTGGGAATGGAGCGGGTCTTAGGCCATTAGCAGGCTCCAGCAAGTCACAACaattgcagcagcagctagcccAGCCGAACGCAGCCAATTTGGTTTTTGAAGGGATAAATATTTGTGAATTTTTTAGCATTTTGTGAGCGGAACAAGTCCacattgactcccttaaaagtgatccGAATTTAATCCTTGACCcttaaccgtaaaaccggataggacgactccccgaactattaaaaccagtgcaatttgactccctcagcggttttggagggtgattttgctgatgtggcgttgacgtggcgacGTTGACCTAGTCCATGTCCCATGTGGCGCTTACGttgcattagaattaaaaaaaaaatctgtatgaCCCATCTATTATTcacgaaaaaaatattgtgggtcctactgacatgtgggggcccacatgtcatcctcggTCTCTCCCTCTGCAGGCGACGCACCTTGGccacctctgccgccgccgcattccCGAGGTCGAGCCATAGTGGTCATTGGAGAAGTCGAGATCATTCAGATTCGGGCATGCAACGACAAGCACAGCAGCAGGAATCCCCGAGAGCAGGAGATGTCGACTGCGGAGATGGACGGTGCGGCGGTGAGCGCGGCGAGGGTGGCGTCGGGGAGGCGTGGGCAGAGGGAGAGACCGAGGCGGGAGAGGCGCGGCAGTGGGCGAGCGCGGAGGGAACGAGGTCGGCGCGGAAGGGGTGACGGAGGCAGTGATGGCGCGATTCGAGACCAGTTGGCTGGGATGATGTTGTTGGTGACAAAGGGTCTTGCCGGAGTCGCTGCCGATGCGGAGCCCCATGACTCCCTCATCGGCGTCTACACTCTGATGGTGCCGCCGTACGCCGACTTAGACTCCATGAGGCCGACCTGCacgacgtcgccgtcgaggtCCTCGTACTTGACGAGCACGGCGAAGTACACCGGGTTGGACCCCTCCTAAATGTGGAAGTTTATCTTGAGCCCCGGGTAGTTGCACGGCACACGCCTAAAGTGGATGTCGATGATGCCGGAGTGGCGGAGCTTGTCGTTGAGCCCCGGCTTGGCCATGGCGCCGAACGCCGTGCCGCTCAGGTCGAAGTGGTAGCTGGCAACAGCCAACCGGGTAGTAGTTCATGTTGGTGATGATCACCGTCTCGATGTTGATGTAGAAAAATGGAGTAGCACCTCCTGACCAATCAAATCAAATGATTGCTAATTCGGAcatgctatatttatggcgACATAAAATTAGCTTGATCACAGTCGGTTAATCTGACCCTTGGATATCATGTAGATTCATGTTGCACTGTTAATGATTGACTTAACGAACGTTTGATTTGCTAAGTCTGTAGTTATTTGATCTCTCTGTACTACGAACATGTTGCTCCTGTTATACATTAGTTTCCCATTGAATTTGCACTAGCATCTCTTCTATTTATAtctacttacatatgtaatttgcaATTCACAtggtaaatacactaaaattacatatgtaattttataacttacatatgtaattttagaacttacattgtaaatacattaaaattacatatgtaatttagggacttacaatgtaaatgcatgccgactattttttatgaaaaatatggcgccataaatataacTACTCCCTTGCTAATTGGAACGCTGGTTCGTTGCGACGCTAAAATCTGACCAGTTTCTTACCTGGTAGCATGAGCCGCAGCCCGACGCTGCTCCAGCCCTCacccgccgacgtcgccgccccTGCCCACAGATTGCgccaagagagagaaagagagaagggagagagggaggaggaagaggaacatagaggatgacatgtgggtcccacataatCAGTGGGacccataatattttttatgtgtgaataacatatgggtcccatagattttttttattctattgccacgtaagcgccacgtgaGACGTAGACTAGGTCAAtatcgccacgtcagcgccacatcagcaaaaccacaCTCtgaaaccgctgagggagtcaaattgtactGGTTTCAATAATTCGGGAAGTCGtcctatccggttttacggttgagggtcacggattagattcgggtcacttttaagggagtcaaagtggacttattcctttgtgCGCTCATAAATCGGCCCGGTCCATCTTGCGACCATGTGTTTGGCCCATCTACGAAAAGAAAGCCCATCAAACCGCATCGCGACCCTTTTTATCTCCCACGCACGCACTCACAGAGCAGAGGGAGAGAGATACGCGACAAAACAAATCCGCCCCCGAGAAAAGGAGGCCACGAAATTACGAGAATGCCACTCAacctcgcctcctctcccgccgccgccgccgccgccgccaaggtcTGCGCCGGCGTGCGCGCGTCcccgcgccacctcctcccccgcgctcTTGACCACCAGGTTctccctcctttcctcctcctcccccagcTCGTCCTGGCTCTGGAGCTGCTGgtgcttttttctctcttctccttttgCTCGTTGCTTCCGCTAAGCTCAGTGGCTGGTCTGGTTTGGTATTTTACCCCTTTCTTGTGTGCAGAGCCGCCGCGTCCTCAGCTTGTCGTCCTCGTCGTTGGCGGGGCGTGCGGCGGGTGTGCGGGCcatggccgcggcggaggccggtGCGTCGACGGCGACACAGGCTAAGTCGAGCGGTGGGTGTATACGCCTCTGCTTGCTCTCTTTTCTTGGTTTGGTTTTCGGGCCAAAGTGCAAAttattgatttcttttttcatgAAATGCTGGAGGTTATGCAAGGGTGTCCGATAATATTTTCCATGCCATAAgattgattgatttgtgtgtgtgtgtgattagAGTGAATTTTTACTTTGCTGGTTGTAGTGCAATGTACGGATGGATAGATGCACATTGGCTAGTATTGGGGGATTTGTTCGACCAGGAGCTATGTGTTTTAAATCACTTAAACCCCAACAAAACCCTAACGCGGAAAGAATAAGTTGCATTTTTGTTGCAAAACTGCACTGACAGAAAAGCTGTAGTGTCCAATTGTTGCaaggatatactccctccgtttcaaaatgtttgacaccgttgacttttttagtacgtgtttgaccattcgtcttattcaaaaaatttaagtaattatttattctttttatatcatttgattcattgttaaatatactttcatgtacacatatagttttacatatttcacaaattttttttgaataagacgaacggtcaaacatgtgctaaaaagtcaacggtgtcaaacattttgaaacggagggagtatgatttttttaaggggGGCAAATATGTGTGTTCTAAATGCTTAAATGCATGCAGCATGCTTAACAACAGTTAGTTGGCTTTGGTGTTTCAATGCCTATATTCTTGTATAATACCATTCGATATAAAATTCATACGtgtgaattttaaaatttagcaCTTTGCACGCCGTATTCTAGTTGATGACTATGTTCCGTTGAGATCCTTTTGTACTGGTTTATTTTAGTTCCATCCAGAAATCCATGTAGATATGTTTGATTTGTTGCGCTGTTTATATTGGTTGAATGTTTTGAACAGATAAATTTGGTGCcgttgttttttctattcccaTTATTTTCTATGTTCTCTCAAAGAGTAGATTCATGCAGCATGCTCAAAGATGTATTTCAATGTGTGAGCTAATAATAAGTTCCTATATCGAACAGTGAACTTATCATTTGCTGTTTGGCAAAGTTAGGCTTTATTCTCTGTAATAAGCTTcttattatagtttattttgaaccatgattagatttattttgaaCAAATCAATTTTGGCCCTGTACTCCTGTTGATTTCTATACGCCCATTGATTTTTGTGTTTTCTCATTCTTGACATAAAGATATATTTCAATGTGTGAGCTAATAATAAGTTCCTACCACAGCAGGAGTCAAACAAGCACTGATATCATTGTCGGATAAAACAGACTTGGCCTATCTTGGGAATGGCCTTCAAGCCTTGGGGTAAACCTTTCATCTTGTGGGATGCTCCCCTTTTCGGTTTTATATTTAACAGTTGTGGTTTTGCTGTCAAGTTCACTTTAGAATATTTGAATTTTGTGCTTTAAAGCTTCTCTCATCATCACCATGGAACTATTTGTTGTATATCAAATTCCTATATCAAGCAGTAGACCAGTAGTAAATTATCATATTTGCCCTTTTGTAAAGTTAGGCTTTATTCGCCATAATAAGCTTCTTGCAGTTTATCTTCCCCAGCTGCATAATTTTAAGGCTGACAATTTGGATCAGGATAACGAAACATGATTTTATAAAGGATGAACCATGATTAGATTTCTACTGTTGATTCTTTTTCAATCTAGTATATGATCATCTTATGGACATTTTGCTACTGTAGGTTTTCTATTATTTCGACTGGTGGCACAGCATCAAGCCTGGAAGCAGCTGGAGTTAATGTTACAAAAGTtgaacaaattacaaattttcCTGAAATGGTATAacctaatttttattttactccTACATTTCTTGAAATATATGTTGCTTCCTAGCATCGTTTATCATTGTTGGTTACTCAGTTTTGTCCCTTAATTAGATATGTTTGCACTGACTGCAAATAAATTTCATTTTATCCAATGGTTCACATTTGGTAAATTCAGCTTGATGGTAGAGTTAAAACATTGCACCCCAGTGTACATGGTGGTATTCTTGCAAGAAGAGACCAGGAGCATCATCTTAAGGCATTGAATGAGCATGGCATTGGTGAGATTGTTAGTTCATTTGTGTTACTGACTTATCTTCTCTCGAACATTGTAAAGAGTTAATGTGATGAAGTATTGTCAGTTAACTAGGACCTTTTCCTTTGGGCACAGGGACATTTGATGTGGTTGTGGTGAACTTGTATCCATTCTATAACAAGGTCACCTCTGGTGTAATTTCTTTCGAGGATGGCATTGAAAACATTGATATCGGTGGACCTACGATGATCCGAGCAGCAGCTAAGGTGATTTATTGGTTCTTGAGACTTTTTAGTTAGCTTGGGGATTGATATCTTCATACAAATTTGATATCATGTTGACATATGTAAATGGATTTCCCATCTATTTATACAGATGGTATTTGTTGTTCATTGATAGGAACAGTTCTATTGTTGCTCAATTGTGATGTGTTCCTGTGCCTGACAGAATCATAAGGATGTTCTTGTTGTGGTGGATCATGAAGATTACCCTGCTCTATTAGAGTATCTGCAAGGAAAACAAGATGACCAGCAATTCCGCAAGATGCTAGCATGGAAAGCTTTCCAACATGTCGCTTCTTATGATTCAGCTGTCTCAGAATGGTTGTGGAAGCAATCGAACAAAGGTATTAACACTAACTTTTTGTAATGATCTAGTTTATATATGATGGTTTTGTCAACATTTCCTCAGATATCATTACACTATCATGTTCTCATGTAGGAGATGTATTCCCCCCGAACTTCACCGTGCCCCTGTCCCTGAAATCTACACTTCGTTATGGTGAAAATCCTCATCAAAAAGCTGCCTTCTATGGGGACAAGAGTCTTTCTGTAGTTAATGCTGGTGGTATTGCAACAGCAATTCAGCACCATGGGAAGGTGAGAAAATCATGCCTCCTTTCATTCAACTAAAATGAAACACGGATAGTAACTTACAAAAAAATATCTCTTTCAACTTGATTTTTACTACTTGCATGTTTATCTGACtttagtatttgtttttttcagtACATATAACCTGTTTCTGGCCATTTCCACTCTTTGCGAACTCATGTTGTACCAGTAATGTGACGTTTCTTGTGTTTACATATGACATTTTCTGTTACAGGAAATGTCTTACAACAACTACTTAGATGCGGATGCTGCATGGAACTGTGTATCAGAGTTTGAGAGTCCTACGTGTGTTGTGGTTAAGCACACAAATCCATGTGGAGTAGCATCCCGACAGGATATTCTTGAAGCATACAGGTTGGCTGTAAAGGGAGATCCTGTTAGTGCATTTGGTGGGATAGTTGCTTTCAATACGACAATTGATGAGGTATCCAGTAGACTTCTTGCCTCTAAACACTTGTGTTGTTGGGCATGACCATTATTCACACTATATCATGTTTCAGGATCTTGCAAAAGAAATCCGTGAATTCAGGAGCCCTACAGATGGACAGACGCGAATGTTCTACGAGATTGTTGTTGCACCCGGCTATACAGAAAAGGGTCTTGAGATCCTCAAAGGGAAATCAAAGACATTGAGGATACTGGAGGCGAAGAGAAGTGGAAAAGGGATGCTATCACTCAGGCAAGTCAGTGGTGGCTGGTTGGCTCAAGAGTCTGATGATCTAACCCCTGAAGATATCACCTTCACAACAGTGTCCGAGAGAGCTCCTCAAGACAGTGAGCTCTCTGATGCCAAATTTGCCTGGCTTTGTGTAAAGCACGTAAAGAGTAACGCCATTGTGATAGCCAAGGTCAGTATATTTGCCTCTGCTACATGAACAAAATAATTTGTTGATTTGGTGGACTAACATGATGCTGTGGATTATCCTCAGAATAACTGCATGTTAGGCATGGGTAGTGGCCAGCCAAACAGACTGGAGAGTCTGAGAATTGCTTTCAGGAAAGCAGGAGAGGAGGCCAAAGGAGCTGCTTTGGCCAGTGATGCATTCTTCCCATTCGGTAAGAACAAATGTTGCATTACTGGAAAATCTGGACTCTGATAATTTCCTGAATTTGTTTGCACACAACATTAACATAGTGGCAATCAAAACAAAATGATAATGCAAACTTCATTAATAGTTGGATTTATGTTTGAGTTATGACCCAGGCAACCAGCATCTGTAGGTTCTGAGCCAATTCATTTGCTGATCAGTAGTAGTTCAATTTATGTTTGATTTATGACCAAGCTACCAGCATATGTAGGTTCTGAAACATTCATTTGCTGATCAGTAGTAGTTGAATTTATGTTTGATTTATGACCAAGCCACCAGCATCCGTAGGTTCTGAATCATGAAatacttctcttttctttttaagaatTACATTTTACCATTGCAACCACCATTACCATGTTCAACGATTACTTCCTTGCACGTTCTGTCACACACACTACAAGAACAGCTTTGCAATGTTGTCACATTTTGTAAGAATCACATTTTTCGTGTTCGTTGATGCCTTCCTTACAATGCAACGACAGCTTGGAACGACGCCGTGGAGGAGGCGTGCCAGAACGGCATCGGCGTGATCGCGGAGCCGAGCGGCAGCATGAGGGACGGCGACGCCGTCGACTGCTGCAACAAGTATGGCGTCTCCCTCCTCTTCACCGGCGTCAGGCACTTCAGGCACTGAGCTAGCTAGCCTCATGAACCTTGATCTTCctgcaaaaaaaggaaaaaaaacatgggcaTGCCAGATCGATCGCTCTTTCTGTATCACAAGAGGATGCAGATCGACCAGCGTTTGATCACCTTGAGAAAAACTCTTGACGGCTTGTACTAGGCTGCCTGCCACTGGTGTGACAGAATTTGATCAGCTTGACATTTTGCAATAAGATTCATGGTGATAATAAGATTAGGATGTCTCGTACTCATTCTAAAATTCTCTATGCGAGTTTCTCCTATGGGTTTCACTGAAGGTAGTTTGCAAGCCGCACAGCAGCACAGGTACCCATCTTTTTTATTTGTCAGCCCAGTgtgctaggctgctagctaCACATACAGAAGCATCTTGTACATGTAGGTGGCTTGAGCATGCATCGGCGGTGCCATCGCCGGCCGGCTCGCCGGAGGGACCTCGCCTCCGGCAGCGCCGGCGGTGGCTAGCAGGCAGGTGCCGTTGGTGCATCCACTGTCCTTGGAGCACCGATGttaaaactatataaaattttagaaattaatgGTTAGAGATATATAAGTTTTTAGAAATTATAATGGTGAGATATATAGGTGTTTgggttaggctgtgttctttcccatgggttcccaactcatcttcctcgtttttcgcgtgcacacttttcaatataaaatgtttatattggaaagttgctttaaaagatcatattaatccatttttcaaaaaaattttgtaGCTACTACTTAATTGCGAACCCCTCCAAAAGAGCACCGCCTAGAATAGAGTAAAACACAAAGTAATTTGAATATGGACAATTGCCtatctaaattcgtagtatatatgtcatatatgtattatattatacttgtagtaggacggagggagtataagataaCGAGTGCATCATTTTTCCCTGCTCTAAAGCTCCTAATCTAAGCTACAACTTCCTCGTTTTTTTACACGTTTTCTAAACTACTGAACaatgtgttttttacaaaaattgtctatataaaagttctttaaaaaagttaaacaaGTCCATTTTTAAGTTCGTAATAATCAATACTTGGTCAATCATACGCTAATAATGGTCTATCTTGTTTCGCGTGACAGCAAAACTGACCTCTAAgagaagtttaatagtacaaccaattattagctctaaatcatctataattaatttaatagccaataCATACAATActtatctataaacatatacttcctccgttccataattTAGTAACCTAGAACATGATTGGATgtttcatagtacaacgaatctagacatgcctcatgtctagatttattgcaCTATGAAATATCCCATCCAattttaggttgtgttcttgTCCCAggtttcccaactcatctctcttgttttccacgcgcacgcttttcaaaatgctaaacggtgttttttttgcaaaaagtttctatactaAAATTGCTTAACAAAATcacattgatccatttttgaaaaaaaagccaatacttaattaatcacgcgctaatggaccgttccgtttttcgtgcgcactGTTCTAGTTGGGAACAGCCTCTAGTGAACACAACCttaggttgttatattataggacggaggggtACTACACTATTGATAtttggtcctacctgtcatacacacattgcttCATGCAGCCCATGCTGCAGCTAGTTACAAATCTGTAACACACCGCTCTTCTTCTTTCCTCTTTTATCTCCTCGATATgcgtttatagctggtttatagtatgctattgtacctcATCTATGGCTTAGTCTTCCCGAACAGAAAACGGGTTACCTATTAacttgtgattaattaagtattagcctaaaagaactttaaaaatagtttaatatgatttttttaaagtaaattttctatagaaaacttttacatAAAACATATTggttagcagtttgaaaaaacATACGCGCGGAAAAAAGAGAGGTGAGTTTGAAAAAGGGAGAATAACACAGCCTAAAAAGCAACAATCGAACGCAGTAGTAAACGTAGAGGAAAGAAAGTTTCGAACtttgcttgggcgaaggaaGCCTAAGTATTGCTACGACGACTAAACATGGCGTGTCAGCCAGTAAGCACCAGAGTTTACATTACTGTCGGCAAACATGCGGTTACCGGCCTTACCGCGGTACGGTAATAGAAAAACCGTGATAACcttcttaaattcaaataaatttaaaatgatttgaatttttgataaattttacacggttttaTACGGTTTTTCATGGTTAACAcagtaaccgtgcttaccgctaGGGCCGAGCGCGATAACCTCGGCCCCGGTGGTTTGAGAAACTTCTGGTAAGCACACTGTCAGTAAGTGGGTTCATCAGAGTAACAGTGAGCCTGCATACACTTCAACGTTGCATACGTGGCGCCCCACCACACCACCTCACTGGTTCACTTCACTCACCCAAGTCACCACCTCACCTCACCACCACCCACctcgtcttcttcttcgctaagccaaaaaagaaaaaaaaaaaaaggtctccctcctttttcttctcttcaaccCCCTCTCCACGCACGCGCTCCCCCCCGCGCGCTCGCTAACCCTAGCCATGGCCGCACCACCATCCGACCACTAgccgcggcggccagcgacggcgaggcccccccaccccgtcctcctcctcctcctcatccgctTCTCTCCGGTCCGTCCCTTCGTTGACTGCCGCTCGGTTTGCTTCCGAGGGTTTTCCtctcccgctgctgctgcgagggAGGGTCGATCCGTTCCTCCGCTGGGCGTGCCTGTGcgggtgctcctcctcctgcttcttccgctgactcctcctcctcgaaggTATATCCTCTCGACCGCCTCGGAGTAGTCGTCGCGGGTAAAGTTGGGGGAATCCACCCGGACGTTGTTGATTTCTGTGATTTTCTTATGGTGATTATCCCTAGCTcgtttgaatttattttggggGAAATTGTGTTGTGGCACGCTG
The Oryza glaberrima chromosome 8, OglaRS2, whole genome shotgun sequence DNA segment above includes these coding regions:
- the LOC127782886 gene encoding uncharacterized protein LOC127782886 isoform X2, with the protein product MPLNLASSPAAAAAAAKVCAGVRASPRHLLPRALDHQSRRVLSLSSSSLAGRAAGVRAMAAAEAGASTATQAKSSGVKQALISLSDKTDLAYLGNGLQALGFSIISTGGTASSLEAAGVNVTKVEQITNFPEMLDGRVKTLHPSVHGGILARRDQEHHLKALNEHGIGTFDVVVVNLYPFYNKVTSGVISFEDGIENIDIGGPTMIRAAAKNHKDVLVVVDHEDYPALLEYLQGKQDDQQFRKMLAWKAFQHVASYDSAVSEWLWKQSNKGDVFPPNFTVPLSLKSTLRYGENPHQKAAFYGDKSLSVVNAGGIATAIQHHGKEMSYNNYLDADAAWNCVSEFESPTCVVVKHTNPCGVASRQDILEAYRLAVKGDPVSAFGGIVAFNTTIDEDLAKEIREFRSPTDGQTRMFYEIVVAPGYTEKGLEILKGKSKTLRILEAKRSGKGMLSLRQVSGGWLAQESDDLTPEDITFTTVSERAPQDSELSDAKFAWLCVKHVKSNAIVIAKNNCMLGMGSGQPNRLESLRIAFRKAGEEAKGAALASDAFFPFAWNDAVEEACQNGIGVIAEPSGSMRDGDAVDCCNKYGVSLLFTGVRHFRH
- the LOC127782886 gene encoding uncharacterized protein LOC127782886 isoform X1, translating into MPLNLASSPAAAAAAAKVCAGVRASPRHLLPRALDHQSRRVLSLSSSSLAGRAAGVRAMAAAEAGASTATQAKSSAGVKQALISLSDKTDLAYLGNGLQALGFSIISTGGTASSLEAAGVNVTKVEQITNFPEMLDGRVKTLHPSVHGGILARRDQEHHLKALNEHGIGTFDVVVVNLYPFYNKVTSGVISFEDGIENIDIGGPTMIRAAAKNHKDVLVVVDHEDYPALLEYLQGKQDDQQFRKMLAWKAFQHVASYDSAVSEWLWKQSNKGDVFPPNFTVPLSLKSTLRYGENPHQKAAFYGDKSLSVVNAGGIATAIQHHGKEMSYNNYLDADAAWNCVSEFESPTCVVVKHTNPCGVASRQDILEAYRLAVKGDPVSAFGGIVAFNTTIDEDLAKEIREFRSPTDGQTRMFYEIVVAPGYTEKGLEILKGKSKTLRILEAKRSGKGMLSLRQVSGGWLAQESDDLTPEDITFTTVSERAPQDSELSDAKFAWLCVKHVKSNAIVIAKNNCMLGMGSGQPNRLESLRIAFRKAGEEAKGAALASDAFFPFAWNDAVEEACQNGIGVIAEPSGSMRDGDAVDCCNKYGVSLLFTGVRHFRH